The following are encoded together in the Geoalkalibacter sp. genome:
- a CDS encoding ISL3 family transposase: MLIKTLLNKVERFKSFVYGATQVMLVDGVEALVIDIEARRNSRPACPQCHKRAPAHDRQPPRLFEYLPIWSFKSYLRYAPRRVKCPEHGVRVEAMPWAYGKERMSISYQVFLARWAKRLSWKETATIFETSWDSVFRAVQFVVNYGLAHRNLEGVTEIGVDEIAVFKGHKYLTLVYQLNAGARRLLWCGPERRVKTLLRFFRQFGTEYSAQLKFVCSDMWAPYLKVIAKKAPQALNILDRFHVMRKFNEAIDEIRRTEAREFKANKQDNVLERGRWLLLKRPENLSEKQTARLDELLKLNLPSIKAYLLREDFQRFWDYQRYDFAGKFLDNWVTRTLQTDLEPMKKVAKMLRKHKPMILNWFKAKGRLSSGAVEGMNLKAKLTMRKAYGFKTLKCLEIALYHELGKLPEPEYHHRFC; the protein is encoded by the coding sequence ATGCTGATTAAGACTCTACTGAACAAGGTCGAACGGTTCAAGTCGTTCGTGTACGGCGCCACCCAGGTGATGCTCGTCGATGGGGTGGAAGCCTTGGTCATTGACATCGAAGCGCGGCGCAACAGCCGCCCGGCGTGCCCTCAATGTCACAAGCGCGCACCGGCGCATGATCGGCAGCCGCCGCGGCTCTTTGAATATCTGCCGATCTGGTCGTTCAAGTCCTATTTGCGTTACGCCCCGCGCCGGGTCAAATGCCCTGAGCACGGCGTCAGAGTGGAAGCGATGCCCTGGGCGTATGGCAAAGAGCGCATGAGCATTTCGTATCAAGTGTTTCTGGCCCGTTGGGCCAAGCGGCTCTCCTGGAAAGAGACCGCCACGATCTTTGAAACCAGCTGGGACAGCGTGTTTCGTGCCGTGCAGTTTGTCGTCAACTACGGGCTGGCTCACCGCAACCTTGAAGGCGTCACCGAGATCGGCGTGGACGAAATCGCCGTCTTTAAGGGTCATAAGTACCTGACCCTGGTCTATCAGCTCAATGCCGGCGCTAGGCGGCTTTTGTGGTGTGGCCCCGAACGCCGGGTAAAAACCTTGTTGCGCTTTTTTCGCCAGTTCGGCACAGAGTACAGCGCGCAGCTTAAATTCGTGTGCAGCGACATGTGGGCGCCCTATCTCAAGGTCATCGCCAAGAAGGCCCCTCAGGCGCTCAACATCCTGGATCGCTTCCACGTGATGCGTAAATTCAACGAGGCCATTGACGAGATTCGCCGCACCGAAGCCCGAGAATTCAAGGCCAACAAGCAGGACAATGTGTTGGAGCGCGGTCGCTGGCTGCTGCTCAAGCGACCGGAAAACCTCAGCGAGAAGCAAACGGCGCGCCTCGACGAGTTGCTCAAGCTCAACCTGCCCTCGATCAAGGCTTACCTGCTGCGCGAGGATTTCCAGCGATTTTGGGATTATCAGCGCTACGATTTCGCTGGAAAGTTTCTCGACAACTGGGTGACCCGCACCCTGCAGACAGATCTGGAGCCGATGAAGAAGGTGGCCAAGATGCTGCGCAAGCACAAGCCGATGATTCTCAACTGGTTCAAGGCCAAGGGACGGCTTTCCAGCGGCGCCGTGGAGGGCATGAACCTCAAGGCAAAACTCACTATGAGAAAAGCCTACGGTTTCAAGACCCTCAAATGCCTGGAAATCGCCCTATATCATGAACTTGGCAAGTTGCCCGAACCTGAATATCACCACAGATTCTGCTGA
- a CDS encoding helix-turn-helix domain-containing protein, with protein MLRAIRMELGEKKETQREMAEKAGVTRSMITHVENKNFILEDVHLQRIAKAYGQDPFEQELLLRKLRRAVVYTRNPAEFESTQLLPSEMPSRPEEPQAQILPTALRIRIEQTLLYRDLRAQNLAELTGIDEHLVRRYLSGEEPVRMEDARKICEALGDVFSEWLLLMGKLPEGLLALLREKPILCKVLALLEDSPGHLVQMVLEDVESRLKAKGGA; from the coding sequence TTGTTACGCGCAATTCGCATGGAACTCGGGGAGAAAAAGGAAACCCAGCGCGAAATGGCGGAAAAAGCCGGGGTGACACGCAGCATGATCACCCATGTGGAGAACAAAAACTTCATCCTCGAGGATGTCCACTTGCAGCGCATCGCCAAGGCCTACGGGCAGGATCCCTTCGAGCAGGAGCTGCTGCTGCGCAAGCTGCGGCGCGCCGTGGTCTACACGCGAAACCCCGCCGAATTTGAATCCACGCAGCTTCTGCCATCGGAAATGCCCTCGCGCCCCGAAGAGCCGCAGGCGCAAATCTTGCCGACCGCCTTGCGCATCCGCATCGAACAAACCCTGCTGTATCGCGATTTGCGCGCACAAAACCTTGCCGAACTGACCGGGATCGACGAGCATTTGGTGCGGCGCTATTTGAGCGGGGAGGAACCGGTGAGGATGGAGGACGCCCGCAAAATCTGCGAGGCCCTGGGAGATGTGTTTTCCGAATGGCTCTTGCTGATGGGCAAATTGCCCGAGGGCCTCTTGGCCCTGCTTCGCGAAAAACCAATTTTGTGCAAGGTGCTCGCTTTGCTGGAGGACTCCCCGGGCCATCTGGTGCAGATGGTTCTCGAGGATGTGGAATCGCGCCTCAAGGCAAAGGGGGGCGCGTAG
- a CDS encoding OmpA family protein, with translation MKRLVFASALLCVGSLAWAEIQTAEEHPYTFSSDVVSFHSAPLYLYGHHGQRQPLANPTHAGAGQGLALAIPSGVRELAGLRPYPQALPASGAAMGAGCEVPRIFFALNSARVDEPALLQVVRALRSCGSPAVEVRGFTCDLGSQAYNDRLALQRSRAVAQGLEAQGFRVLHVAGQGKSQYLSTAPHKRAQNRRVEVQSR, from the coding sequence ATGAAACGGCTGGTCTTTGCCTCGGCACTACTGTGCGTGGGATCTCTGGCCTGGGCTGAAATTCAAACGGCCGAGGAACATCCCTACACCTTTTCCTCGGACGTCGTGAGCTTCCATAGCGCTCCCTTGTACCTCTATGGCCATCATGGGCAGCGCCAGCCGCTGGCAAATCCGACCCATGCCGGCGCGGGCCAGGGGTTGGCACTCGCGATTCCTTCCGGGGTTCGGGAGCTTGCGGGCCTGCGGCCATACCCGCAGGCGCTGCCCGCAAGTGGCGCGGCGATGGGTGCGGGATGTGAGGTCCCACGGATTTTTTTCGCGCTCAACAGCGCCAGGGTCGATGAACCGGCCCTGCTTCAGGTGGTGCGCGCCCTTCGTTCCTGCGGAAGTCCGGCGGTTGAGGTGCGCGGGTTTACCTGCGATTTGGGTTCCCAGGCTTACAACGATCGATTGGCTCTGCAGCGCAGCCGGGCCGTGGCTCAAGGCCTAGAGGCGCAAGGCTTTCGGGTGCTGCATGTCGCAGGCCAGGGCAAGAGCCAGTATTTGAGTACCGCGCCGCACAAGCGGGCGCAAAACCGTCGCGTGGAGGTTCAATCCCGATGA
- a CDS encoding DsbC family protein, which translates to MKRLVGCAALALALAGPLACLAQAAEDDVQVAERLRAQFPRYSFSKVEKSPVAGIYTVFGEKNITYYAAQTGHLFVGNLWSPDGQNLTEIAMAQIAKDLLATLPLDKAVRIGEGPHVVIEVTDPDCPFCRKGSQYFAQRKDVTRYVFFMPLAQLHPQAEVKCRYILSADDPAKAYQEVMAGQFDNRPLPDFKDNDLLSEHLRVASLLGVRGTPNYWANGVAVSGADTAKLDQLLR; encoded by the coding sequence ATGAAAAGATTGGTTGGTTGCGCAGCGCTCGCGCTTGCTCTTGCCGGACCATTGGCGTGCCTGGCTCAGGCCGCGGAGGATGACGTTCAGGTCGCCGAGCGGCTGCGCGCCCAGTTTCCACGCTACAGCTTCAGCAAGGTCGAAAAAAGTCCCGTTGCGGGCATCTACACGGTGTTTGGCGAGAAAAACATCACCTATTACGCCGCTCAAACCGGGCATCTGTTCGTCGGCAATCTCTGGTCGCCGGATGGGCAGAATCTTACCGAAATCGCCATGGCGCAGATCGCCAAGGATCTTCTGGCAACGCTTCCGCTGGACAAGGCCGTGCGGATTGGCGAGGGGCCCCACGTGGTCATCGAAGTCACGGACCCTGACTGCCCATTCTGCCGCAAGGGGTCGCAATATTTTGCCCAGCGCAAGGACGTGACCCGCTATGTCTTCTTCATGCCCTTGGCCCAGCTGCATCCCCAAGCGGAAGTCAAGTGCCGCTACATTCTCTCGGCGGACGATCCCGCCAAAGCCTACCAAGAGGTCATGGCCGGCCAATTCGACAACCGGCCGCTGCCAGATTTCAAGGACAATGATCTTCTTTCCGAGCACCTGCGGGTTGCATCCCTGCTCGGAGTTAGGGGAACGCCCAATTATTGGGCCAATGGCGTTGCCGTGTCTGGGGCGGACACCGCCAAACTCGACCAGCTGCTTCGATAG
- the traL gene encoding type IV conjugative transfer system protein TraL, translated as MTNENGLSRPWPAYLSSPFQVLFWETDELLMIVMGLVIALLSDALWTWSLVIIIPVIYCRIKKDRPKGYLYHLLYFAGFIKMEGYPLYFDNTFQD; from the coding sequence ATGACGAACGAGAACGGCTTGTCGCGGCCCTGGCCCGCCTATTTGAGTTCTCCGTTTCAGGTTTTGTTCTGGGAAACGGATGAATTGCTCATGATCGTGATGGGTCTTGTTATTGCGCTGTTGAGCGATGCGCTTTGGACCTGGTCCTTGGTCATCATTATCCCTGTGATCTATTGCCGCATTAAAAAGGATCGTCCCAAGGGCTATCTTTACCACCTTTTGTATTTTGCCGGATTCATAAAAATGGAAGGCTATCCGTTGTATTTCGATAACACCTTTCAAGACTGA
- a CDS encoding type IV conjugative transfer system protein TraE, which produces MKFNLFASTASNLFAENRILKLALLVFFVSQVVLSFFVYSAVRYKETVLIPYDLSEEVSLRRGVPDEQYTRMRIRDVASLALTYSPATARRQFNELMFFYAPEEYPSMSRVWFDLASQIEAAGVSSVFDIQDMRFNEKTGSYEIHGRRAQYLDDQKIKEERKIYLARYEYRRGRFTLISFEEKIR; this is translated from the coding sequence ATGAAATTCAACCTATTTGCCTCCACGGCCAGCAATCTGTTTGCCGAGAACAGGATTCTGAAGTTGGCCCTTCTGGTCTTCTTTGTGAGCCAGGTGGTCTTGAGCTTTTTTGTCTACAGCGCGGTTCGCTACAAGGAAACCGTTCTGATTCCCTACGATTTGTCCGAGGAGGTCTCCCTGCGCAGGGGGGTTCCGGATGAGCAATACACGCGCATGCGAATTCGCGATGTGGCCTCCCTGGCCTTGACCTATTCCCCGGCAACCGCCCGGCGACAGTTCAACGAGCTCATGTTCTTTTACGCTCCCGAGGAATATCCCTCCATGTCCAGGGTCTGGTTCGATCTGGCCTCCCAGATTGAAGCCGCCGGGGTGAGCTCGGTGTTTGACATTCAGGATATGAGGTTCAACGAAAAAACAGGCAGCTACGAAATACACGGCCGGCGGGCTCAATATCTCGATGATCAAAAGATCAAGGAAGAGCGAAAGATCTATCTGGCCCGCTACGAATACCGCCGCGGCCGCTTTACCCTGATCTCCTTTGAGGAAAAGATCCGTTGA
- a CDS encoding TraK domain-containing protein, whose protein sequence is MRLTFVFILLALLLILGQGVVCASSAYEEPMLLPEVTNYVILSATDVNRISCPEPIEDIIFSSEKQIEGRFVGKDAFIKFKPMQRGAQVIFPDSPVEMFVVCAGAVYTLIAKPDANHSALTLRLSSPRQDTIKENIGRFEAMPLDRIAPQLIQEAYLGKLPSSYSVRPTHRLIDLSKDLLVVEKKVVSIEGVGLELTELSVRSAVDPSSALQSTTSHSAPQIRLMETDFVKPAVGEKILAVALADQVLRPGEETRVFIVRHKGGH, encoded by the coding sequence ATGCGTTTGACATTTGTTTTTATCCTTCTGGCGCTGCTTTTGATTTTGGGCCAGGGCGTGGTTTGCGCCTCAAGCGCCTATGAGGAGCCCATGCTGCTTCCTGAGGTCACCAATTACGTCATTTTATCGGCAACGGACGTCAACCGCATTTCCTGCCCCGAGCCGATCGAGGACATCATTTTTTCCTCCGAGAAGCAAATCGAGGGGCGCTTTGTCGGCAAGGACGCCTTTATCAAGTTCAAGCCGATGCAGCGCGGCGCACAGGTCATTTTTCCCGATTCCCCGGTGGAGATGTTCGTCGTATGCGCTGGGGCCGTCTATACCCTGATCGCCAAGCCCGATGCCAACCACAGCGCGCTGACCCTGCGCTTGAGCAGTCCCCGGCAGGACACGATCAAGGAGAACATCGGCCGCTTTGAGGCCATGCCCCTTGACCGTATCGCGCCGCAGCTGATCCAGGAGGCTTATCTGGGCAAGCTGCCCTCCTCCTACAGCGTTCGGCCGACCCATCGGCTCATCGATTTGTCCAAGGATCTGCTGGTGGTGGAGAAAAAGGTGGTGAGCATCGAAGGGGTAGGGCTCGAGTTGACGGAGCTCTCGGTGCGCTCCGCGGTCGATCCATCCTCCGCCCTGCAGAGTACGACCAGCCACTCTGCCCCGCAGATTCGGCTGATGGAGACCGATTTCGTCAAACCGGCGGTGGGGGAAAAAATCCTGGCGGTGGCGCTTGCCGATCAGGTTCTGCGCCCTGGAGAGGAAACCAGAGTGTTCATCGTGCGGCACAAAGGGGGGCATTGA
- a CDS encoding TraB/VirB10 family protein, protein MGFFKNKFNALDPKQKRNFILVMVLGVICVVSYSAYTQRQKTAAPTITTLEKKSHPGLSPDLLENTLTRQLRASLSRQEQEIEALKIEIQGLQAPQPAGSAPSIAPVPPPPPAVKKIENADLRLPTPDEITQTPPAGFPPAPTQPYLIQPPVRAGIPEPPVVETFIGGIGTLSNPGKSSPQEASEKKKTKNTVFLPPGFMAARLLVGGDISTTKGGAGEPEPLFLRIQAPAVLPNMVRANLKQCFIVAEATGRLDKERVIIRTNTLSCLGPKGESVINQPIKGFVAGEDSKNGLATRVVAKMGANMARAFVAGAFEGAGKGFAAGAQTQTISPLTGTSTTIIDSDELSRVAMGQGLATASESLKDVYLDLLKQSTPVLELKAGREVVVYITEGVELEIKDIKTGGIQ, encoded by the coding sequence ATGGGATTTTTCAAGAACAAGTTCAACGCCCTCGACCCAAAGCAGAAACGAAATTTCATCCTGGTGATGGTCCTCGGGGTGATCTGCGTTGTCTCCTACAGCGCCTACACCCAAAGGCAAAAAACCGCGGCGCCCACCATCACCACCCTGGAGAAAAAAAGCCATCCGGGACTGAGTCCGGATTTGCTGGAAAACACCCTGACCCGGCAGCTGCGCGCGAGCCTCTCGCGGCAGGAACAGGAAATCGAGGCGCTTAAGATAGAAATTCAGGGGCTGCAGGCGCCGCAGCCCGCGGGGAGCGCGCCCTCCATTGCCCCGGTGCCGCCGCCACCGCCGGCCGTAAAGAAAATCGAGAATGCCGATTTGCGGCTTCCGACCCCCGATGAAATCACCCAAACGCCGCCCGCGGGTTTTCCCCCAGCGCCCACCCAGCCCTACCTGATCCAACCCCCGGTGCGCGCGGGAATTCCTGAGCCGCCGGTGGTGGAAACCTTCATCGGCGGTATCGGCACGCTCTCCAATCCCGGGAAAAGTTCGCCCCAGGAGGCCTCGGAGAAAAAAAAAACCAAGAACACGGTCTTTCTTCCCCCGGGATTCATGGCAGCGAGGCTGCTCGTTGGCGGCGACATTTCTACCACTAAGGGCGGGGCAGGGGAGCCAGAGCCGCTGTTTCTGCGCATCCAGGCCCCTGCCGTGCTGCCCAACATGGTGCGCGCCAACCTCAAGCAGTGCTTCATCGTCGCCGAGGCCACCGGACGGCTCGACAAGGAGCGCGTGATCATCCGCACCAACACCCTCTCCTGCCTCGGACCCAAGGGCGAGAGCGTCATCAACCAGCCGATCAAGGGGTTTGTCGCCGGGGAGGATTCCAAAAACGGCCTGGCGACGCGCGTGGTTGCCAAGATGGGCGCCAATATGGCGCGCGCCTTTGTCGCCGGGGCCTTCGAGGGCGCCGGAAAGGGTTTTGCCGCAGGCGCGCAGACCCAGACCATCAGCCCCCTGACCGGCACCAGCACCACCATCATCGACTCCGACGAGCTCTCGCGCGTGGCGATGGGCCAGGGGCTGGCCACCGCCAGCGAAAGCCTCAAGGACGTTTATCTTGATCTGCTCAAGCAATCCACGCCGGTTTTGGAACTCAAGGCCGGTCGCGAGGTGGTGGTCTACATCACCGAAGGGGTGGAGCTGGAAATCAAGGACATCAAAACCGGAGGCATCCAGTGA
- a CDS encoding TraV family lipoprotein encodes MKKHLLIVLLLPLLGACGWLNPYHEDFDCRARDDSGKCVDPMTAYADAVYLETRDNLIPPSSYIDSLGGEPHDPSGRNLYQARLYKQLAELIAEPQTPVLAPPKILRVLMLPYQTREGDLMMPRYIFVKVDEAKWVLDGGLMEPMDR; translated from the coding sequence GTGAAAAAACATCTCCTCATTGTGCTGCTCTTACCCCTTCTGGGGGCCTGCGGGTGGCTCAACCCCTATCACGAGGATTTTGACTGCCGCGCGCGCGACGATTCCGGAAAATGCGTCGATCCCATGACGGCCTATGCCGATGCGGTCTATCTGGAAACGCGCGACAACCTCATACCGCCATCCTCCTACATCGATTCCTTGGGCGGCGAGCCGCATGACCCCTCGGGCCGCAATCTCTACCAGGCCCGGCTCTACAAGCAGCTGGCCGAGCTGATCGCCGAGCCCCAAACCCCGGTTCTGGCGCCGCCGAAGATCCTGCGGGTGCTGATGCTGCCCTATCAGACCCGCGAAGGGGATCTGATGATGCCGCGCTATATCTTCGTCAAGGTCGATGAGGCCAAATGGGTTCTCGATGGTGGCTTGATGGAGCCCATGGATCGCTAG
- a CDS encoding TraC family protein, whose amino-acid sequence MLFTDFKSLLFGKNGGLKLKDLDTMSKTNPFSEFLPFNYYDPETQVYLLQDDAVGFLWEATPLVFAGDRALCAADGIYGAGLPDYSVLGFHLHADSHIDPYLEAFETCHPRQHPMVHEWVKNFSQHCSKGRWGLEQASYIPFRNFRLFISAKIPQSSPQVQGSGWEDLRQHLEETLAGCGLRPKRMAPPELLDWMRRLFNDENPQRNSAWDENIPLRKQIIRAETEIREHADHIHIGNKVFKAITPKVYPRFVDPIQTNELFGGFMGLVSDQDQIRTPFLYSLNLIWAPLAKTLHGKCNFVLQQQAVGSIAPSLQRKQAEYLSATDKLEKGIPFIRVMPIFWIWGKDRKEALESASRVRRIWESHNFQMQVDRGILKILLIASLPFGLYPNKGKTLDNLQRDIIVDTPAVSPTLPIQGDFRGVGAPKILLFGRKGQVAPLDFWAKGVNAHNGLLLATTGSGKSFFSNFLVGGEYAAGARIRIMDIGFSYKKSCDMFGGRMIDLTPERPMSLNPFTNVKDPAEDLEAVVGCAVLMAFAANPQEMPDTIENNLLRDAVRYAWQQRQNQADSGLIYEYLANFATHHRQVQKTDSRNLAYSEEELCFTRVSTPVMVEKANHLAYQMKEFTPWGQYGPYFSGPSTFNIRDDEFVVTELQNIQPIKELYRVVVGLVMNAYLQDTYQKKDLSQQTLCVFDEAWQYLKVGATDGGIGNQIAPVLERFARTCRKQNTGILVISQSIQDMYDFGASGKAIWGNTPFKVFLESPDFGRAAKEGLLEYDDFTMSILRSIKGAKPRYSELFIDTPLGRGAARLMVDPFTYFMCTSDATENAQIYRMVEAGLSFHEAIYEMVRKYRS is encoded by the coding sequence ATGCTGTTTACCGATTTCAAATCCCTGCTGTTTGGCAAAAATGGGGGGTTGAAGCTCAAGGACCTCGACACGATGTCCAAGACCAATCCGTTCTCCGAATTTCTGCCCTTCAATTATTACGACCCCGAAACCCAGGTGTACCTGCTGCAGGATGATGCGGTGGGGTTTCTCTGGGAGGCAACGCCGCTGGTGTTTGCGGGAGATCGGGCGCTCTGCGCCGCCGATGGCATCTATGGGGCGGGGCTGCCTGATTATTCGGTTCTGGGTTTTCACCTGCATGCCGATTCCCATATCGATCCCTACCTTGAGGCCTTTGAAACCTGTCACCCGCGCCAACATCCCATGGTGCACGAATGGGTCAAGAATTTTTCGCAGCATTGCAGCAAGGGGCGCTGGGGACTCGAGCAGGCGAGCTATATACCGTTTCGTAACTTTCGGCTGTTCATCAGCGCCAAGATCCCGCAGAGCAGCCCCCAGGTGCAGGGCAGCGGCTGGGAGGATCTGCGCCAGCACCTCGAGGAGACCCTCGCCGGTTGCGGTCTGCGGCCCAAACGCATGGCGCCTCCCGAGTTGCTCGATTGGATGCGCCGGCTCTTCAATGACGAGAATCCCCAAAGAAATAGCGCCTGGGACGAGAACATTCCCCTGCGTAAACAGATCATTCGCGCGGAAACCGAAATTCGCGAACACGCCGACCATATCCATATCGGCAATAAGGTGTTTAAAGCCATCACGCCCAAGGTTTATCCGCGCTTTGTCGATCCCATCCAAACCAATGAACTCTTTGGCGGCTTCATGGGACTGGTCTCCGACCAGGACCAGATCCGCACCCCCTTTCTTTATTCGCTCAATCTGATCTGGGCGCCGCTCGCCAAGACCCTGCACGGCAAGTGCAACTTTGTTCTGCAGCAGCAAGCGGTCGGCTCGATCGCCCCGTCGTTGCAGAGAAAGCAGGCCGAGTATCTTTCGGCAACAGACAAGCTCGAAAAGGGCATCCCGTTTATCCGCGTCATGCCCATTTTCTGGATTTGGGGGAAAGATCGCAAGGAAGCGCTTGAATCCGCAAGCCGGGTGCGGCGGATCTGGGAATCGCACAACTTTCAGATGCAGGTCGATCGGGGGATTCTCAAGATATTGCTGATCGCCTCGCTGCCGTTTGGGCTCTACCCCAACAAGGGCAAGACCCTTGATAACCTGCAGCGCGACATCATTGTCGATACGCCGGCGGTGTCGCCGACCTTGCCTATTCAGGGCGATTTCCGCGGGGTCGGAGCGCCGAAAATCCTGCTCTTCGGCCGCAAAGGGCAGGTGGCGCCGCTGGACTTCTGGGCCAAGGGCGTCAATGCCCACAATGGGTTGCTGCTGGCCACCACGGGGAGCGGAAAGAGTTTCTTTTCCAACTTTCTGGTCGGTGGCGAGTATGCCGCCGGGGCGCGCATCCGCATCATGGATATCGGATTTTCCTATAAAAAAAGCTGCGATATGTTCGGCGGGCGCATGATCGATCTGACCCCCGAGCGGCCCATGTCGCTCAATCCCTTTACCAACGTGAAAGATCCGGCCGAGGATCTCGAGGCGGTGGTGGGGTGCGCGGTGCTGATGGCTTTTGCCGCCAATCCCCAGGAGATGCCCGACACCATCGAAAACAATCTGCTGCGCGACGCGGTGCGCTATGCCTGGCAGCAACGCCAGAACCAGGCCGATTCGGGCCTGATTTACGAATACCTGGCGAACTTCGCCACGCACCACCGCCAGGTCCAAAAAACCGACTCGCGCAATCTGGCCTACTCCGAGGAGGAACTCTGCTTTACCCGGGTCTCCACCCCGGTGATGGTGGAAAAGGCCAATCATCTGGCCTACCAGATGAAGGAATTCACGCCCTGGGGGCAATATGGCCCGTATTTCTCGGGGCCATCGACGTTCAATATCCGCGATGACGAGTTCGTCGTCACCGAGCTGCAAAACATCCAGCCGATCAAGGAGCTGTACCGGGTGGTGGTCGGGCTGGTCATGAATGCCTACCTACAGGACACCTACCAGAAAAAAGATCTCAGCCAGCAGACCCTGTGCGTGTTCGACGAGGCCTGGCAATACCTCAAGGTCGGCGCCACCGACGGGGGCATCGGCAACCAGATCGCTCCGGTGCTGGAGCGCTTCGCGCGCACCTGCCGCAAGCAAAACACCGGCATTCTGGTTATCTCCCAGTCGATTCAGGACATGTACGATTTTGGCGCCTCGGGCAAGGCCATCTGGGGCAACACGCCCTTCAAGGTGTTTCTCGAGTCGCCGGATTTCGGGCGGGCCGCCAAGGAGGGTCTGCTCGAGTACGACGATTTCACCATGAGCATCCTGCGCTCGATCAAAGGGGCCAAGCCACGCTATTCCGAGCTGTTCATCGACACGCCCTTGGGCAGGGGAGCCGCGCGGCTGATGGTGGACCCCTTCACCTATTTCATGTGCACCTCCGATGCCACGGAAAATGCGCAAATCTATCGCATGGTCGAGGCGGGACTCTCCTTTCACGAGGCGATCTATGAAATGGTGCGCAAATATCGCAGCTAG